CACTTTCTGACCCGGCCACCTGGCGTCGTGGAAACACCGACCGGTGCAAGGCACGCATGCGTCTTGCCGCACGCCATCCGGTGGCAATGAGGCGATCGACCGGTGGCGCGACGGGCAGTTGCGGCATCTCGATCAGATCCATGAGCGCGTCCGGTGTTACCTCACTGGTGACAACGATGCGAGACAGCGCAAAGAGATCTTCCGTCTGGCTACTCAGCGCATGGCGAACGCGGCAAGCCGCAAGGTATCCTGCCTCTTGCGCAATGCGGCGTGTTTCGTTTGACGCGTAACCGTGGGGGTAGGCAAATGTGGTGACGGGAGCACCCAAACCGTCTTCCAGGGCCTTTTTGCTATCTCGAAGCTCCCTTGTAGCTTTTGCCCGCGAAAGCGTGTCAAGTTCCGGATGGCTCACGGAATGCGCGCCAATCTCGACACCTGCGCGTTGCAGATCACGCAACGCGCCCCAGTCGAGCATCGGACGATTTCCCTCGCCAAGATCTGAAAGCCATCGAGCGGTCTTCCCTACAAATCCCGTGGCGACATAGAGGGTAGCGGCGAATTTGCGGGCGGCCAGAACAGGCAGTGCGGCTTCGGAAAAATCCCGAAGACCATCGTCGAAGGTGATCAAGCAGGTGCGCGGAGGAACCAATTGTCCGCGGCTTCGCAACAACGCGAGGTCGGCAACCGTAATCGAGCGGTATCCGCGCTGCGACAAGGCACGTAGATGCGCGTCCAACTCCCGCTCGGTCACCATCCAGCGTCGATATGCCGGGGCACAATCACGACCGACACTATGATAGACCAAAATCGGGATAGATTGCATATCACACCTCTTTTTGGGCTGGTCGCCTCGCGTCGAGGCCGCTGCGCGGCCGGTCGTCGCGCCTGCGCTTCGCGAGACTTCTAAAGTAGCCCGGGATTCCTGCGAGGATGCCGAGACGCTCCATCCAAATCAGCCGCAGCGGATAGTCACTGGGTAACCGGGCCGTCTTCTGCGAGGTTGGCCCCGCCATGTGGAGGATGCCCGCTGGAAATGCCTTGGCAAGTCGGAAAGCCCGACGCGGTTCGTCGACAATGATCTTCGTCAGGTAGGCACCTAGCCCCATGCCATAACAAAAAGCTTGGCGGCGCATGCCTTCTTCGCCCCGGCGGTGGTAATGCCAGACGATGCCCTGTGGCTGGTATACCAGCTGGAAACCGCCGCTTATGATCGCGAAGAATGCGGCGAGGTCATCGCCACCGCGCGCCAGCGTTCCAGCACCAAGCGCCGCATCGAAACCACCAACTCGACGCAACGCACTTGCTCGGAAAGCCATGTTTGCACCGGAGCCGAACTGACCGGCCGTGAAGGGAAAAAGCATGCCTTTTGGCCGGTTTTCCTCCAAATCATAGACGCGGCGCTGAAAGCCCTTGCCGAAACCACCGTGCTGTTCCGTCCAGACTTGCGCCCGGGTTTCGAGTTCGGCGGGCAGGATCAAGCCGGTCACGCAACCGACGGCATTGTCCTCCTCCATCGGCCCGGCCATCGCTTCGACCCAATGCTGGTCGAGTACAACGTCGTCATCGGTGAAGAGGACGATGTCACTCGACACGTAACGCAGGCCGGTATTGTGCGCTCGGCCGAGCCCCGGGGTCGGCTCAAGCACATAATGCACCCGTCCCCGGTAACGCGCCGAAATCAGATCCACTGTTGCCGTCGACGCCGGTGCGTTGTCTACGACATGCACCTCGTCGGGTGCACGGGTTTGATTGAAAAGAGACGCGAGGCAGCGATCCAGGCTTTCAGCACGGTCGCGTGTTGCTATCACAACAGCCACCTTTTCACGCACGGGGACAGGTCCGGCCGCGGTCGCCGGCAAAGAGCGATCGGGACCTATCCGCGACCGTAGGTCAGCGGGTTCAATGACAGGGCCAGAATGCTGAAGCTCGACAATCCGGAGCGGTTCTGGCCCGGAGCGAACCAAACAGAAGATACCACCATATCGCCCGCCATTCGGCCGCCGGAGATCGATCGCCGGAAGGGGTTTTGTGTGATCTACGCTGACAATCTTGATGGGGTGGAACGGGTTCACTCGTCTGGAGAGTTTTGCCGCGAGATACGCTGCTGTCGTAAACATGAGCCCCGCAACGATGGCGAAAGCTCGGGCCGGTCCAAAGGGATCAAGCCGGGTCACCATATCACTCACGCCGCGCAGGACGCCTGCCGGCAACGTCCGGGTGACATAGGCACGCTCGGTGCCAAGTTCCTCGCTCGCCCCTTCAGTTCCGGCCACCGCATTTTTCGAGCGTCCCTCGGCCTGGCATCGCTTTCGGAAGTAGGCCCACCGCGTTCTTTCTGCGGTGACGTGATGGTGAACAACCGCTTGGGGATCATAAAGGATCACAGCGTCGGGAAGATGCCGGCGCGCGCGAATACACAGTTCGGTTTCTTCGCATCCGGCGGCATCCTGTCCGCTGCGACCGAGACCCTCAAGAAAGCCGCCAACGACATCGAAAACCATCCGCCGAAACGACATATTGCAGCCGATCGGGTTGCGGACCGGGCTTAGCCTTGTCGGCAAGCCATCATAACTGCAACCAACCACCCACAGGAATTCTTCCGGGAACCACCGTGGTCGCCCGACTTGCCAAAGTGGCAATACCTTGCCGCCGACACCGATTACCTTCGGATCAGCATAATGTATCGCAAGCCGTTCCAGCCAATCAGCCTCAGCAATGGCGTCGTCGTCAAGAAATGCAACGACATCGCTCGGGAAAGCGGCGCGCACACCCGTGTTTCGCGCACCCGAAAGGCCGCGCGCCCCATCATTGGCGATTACCTCGACATCAGGGTAAGACGCCCGCATCGCACACAACAAGTCCTCGTTGTGGTCGATGACGATGACAAGCCGGTCGGCTTGCCGTGTCTGATTGAGTATCGAGTTGATAGCGTCGCCAAGTTGGAGGCGGCGCTCATCGGAATAAGCGCAGATCACAACCGCAATCGAATTCATAACGGGCCTCAACCTGCCCGCTGCGTACGGTTTCGGACGGCTTCGCCAGCACGACTGCGCTCGCCGAGGCCCAGCCGAGCGATTGTTTTCAGGACGCGCCACCCATCGGGTATTGTGCGTAAATTGCTGACACCATGGATGCGCGCATATTCGCGGCTTGGGAGTTCCGCAATCGCGAGACCGGCTTGCAGTGCACGGATGTTCATCTGCGTTTCGATTTCGAAACCTGTAGCGGACTCGACACGCAAATGAGGCAACACGTCACGCCAAAAGGCATTATACCCGTAGCAAAGATCACTGTAGCGACCGCCGAAACGCAGGCGCACCAATTGCAATAAGCCCCAATTCCCCAGGCGTCGATACCATTCCATGTCACGCGTGTCGCCGCCCTGCAGGAAGCGCGACCCCTTGACGAAATCGGCTCCGGCAAGCAGCGCGCCCACGAAACCGGTCATCTCCTCCGGGTCCGCCGAGCCATCGGCGTCGAGGGTAATAAGGATGTCGCCACGGGCCGCCGCGAAACCAGCGGCAAGCGCAACACCTTTTCCAAGGCGCGCTTGCTCGATCACGACGATGTCGGGCATAAGCTCTCGCGCAATCGCGACCGTTCCGTCGTTGGAATCGCCGTCGACAAGAATTACTTCGTCGATCCAGGCGGGAATACGTGGCAATACGTGTGGAAGGTTTTGCGCCTCATTTACCGTTGGGACGATAACACTAACCCTCGGTACTAAAATGGCCTTGTCCATAACGGACGGGCGGAGGGCTGCTCTTAATGACTCGTGAAATTGTTCGCCCATTTCGCTTCAAATTCCTCCACTCAAAAAAATGAAAGCAAAAAAATATGGATCCCCAGCCATGTATATGACCGTGGAAGGGAAAAGCTTGAATTACTTGTACGCATTCAGCTTTATTACAATATTCTAACTTTGTAAACCATCACATTCTTTTCTTGAAAATGGCCCGCCCGCGAAGCAAGTCTTTATTATTATTGATATATTCGAATACCTACTTCCAGCGAACCTTTTGTTTCAGAATTATATCAAAGTATATCACGCGGCATTTGCCGATTTCGGAAAATTTCCGGCAAACAATCCTGGGGAGAGACGTAAATTCTCCGGAGACTTTATATTCGTACCCTTCGTTTTCTTCTTGAAAGCGATCAAGTTTCCGCAAACAGAAACATAAATGACAATATCATGGATAGCTTAGATACAGAGGATTTCAGGCGGTTCATGGGAGCGAACGCCCCACGCAAGAAGCGTGGAGATGCTGACTTTCTACACACGTTCTCGTGACCTCAATCGTGCGGTTTGGACGCGACGGAATGGATGTATCGCATCAGCGACGAGGAGATCGCCTCCAATCTAACTGATCGAAATCGCACCGCTCCGAATGCGTGATGGTTCTTTGCGACCAACCACAGCTGCAAGATCGATGGCGTAGCAAGAGGGAATCGCGTACTATAAGGGATGAAGCAGTATGTTGAGATTACGACGCAAATTAAAGGCAAGCGATGCCGATGCAATCGGAAGAACATACCGCAAAGGCTCCCAAAACGGACCCCGTTCAGCGGTGGATGAAACTGATGACAGAGTGGAACGCGCTCACTGCTCAAGTGAAAGAAGTACGGCGCGCCATCGCGACATCGGTTGGCGAGAAATCTGAACTGATCCAGACCGAGGCCGCCCTCGTCGCTAAAGGTCACGCGCTCAAGGAAGAAATCGACGCGGTTCTCGCAGAGGCTGCCAGTCAACGCCAACCGATCACGGGGCCACTGATTGTTGGAACCCTTATTCCGTCGCCCAAAGGCGACCGTTAGCGACTGTATAAGGCGCGCGCCTCAAGCGAGGAAGCTTGCTAGCCGAAGGGTGGCCAGAACTGCAAATACAAACAAGGAAGCGGTCGTGACCCAAATTAATGGGCGCAGGCGAGATCGGACAATGCCAGCCTGCGTCCCGACCTGTACCAAAAGAAGACCCGCCATCGCGACGAGGCCACTTCCAACGTCGATTGGGTCTGTATGACGGAGCGCTTCGAGATTTGCAGGCGCTTCACGGATCCGAACATCGATCGGGAGCATTCCGTCTTGGTCTTTTCCGATGGCGATGTTTACTGACTTCACCGTCTGAAGAGCTTCAAGGTTGCGGCGCAATTCTTCGACGCGTGAGGCACTGTATCGTTCGCCCGGCCGAAAAGGAACGAGGCGCTGGAGTTCGGATTGCATGCGCAGCGCACCGCTAAACTGGACAGACCCGAAACGAGCGCGGGGACCCAAATCAACGCCGATGACGGCGGTCACCATGCCCGTGCCCTTGCGGACCCACTCCGTTTTGTAACTCTGTGCAAGCGCGAAGTCCTCCGCACTGACCGTTTGCAGAATGCGCCGCGTGAATGTCTCAGCGACAAAAGTCGTCGCGGGCTGCCCGACGAACTCTGCGATGATCGCGGCCAGCCTATCTACGACTTCACGCTCCAGTTCCGACTGTCGGATTCCCTTCAATTCGACGGATGTCACCCTGTAGAGATCACCAAGCTTCGGCCGAAGAACTGTTTTTCCGGCCTGATGCTCTTCAACGATATCTCCATCCAAGTAGCCGAAATCCGCGATCACACCTCGCAACCGCGCTTTCTCTGTCGCCAGCGCCTCTTGACGTTTGGACGGTGTGGATTTTGCGTCAATCAGAAGCGGCAGTTGGTAAGCCTGTTGAAGCACGGTCCCCAGATGAGGCAACGATATCCCGTCGGTGTCCAGAACCACAGACTGGGCTGCAGCTGGCAAGACGGCAGCCATCCACAAGGCCCCAACGATCAGCAGCCGAGCCTTGCGTAAGCTCATTCTTTCGAGTTCGCATACCGTTTCGAATAGATGTCTTCGCAATCGGTGAGGCATTCGCGGGCTCCAAGCATAGCCTGCCACTTCACTTTTTCGCGCCCAGTAAAGCACAAAATTGTGAGATTGCACGCCCCCCGACAGATCAATCTGAGGCATTTCATTTCCTGCTTAATCGTCCTATGCTTGCGAAAGCTATCGATAATGGACCAGAAGGAAGTGCTGGATCGACAGTATGATTTCGGAGACGGCATTGACGCAACCGATCGGTCCAAACGCCTTTGGACACCTCATTCATTCCAGTGGGCCGGCTTCAGATGCCATGTGGCTCAATCTCTATCAACACGACCGGGCGGCAGTCCCCAGCCAATCCCCGCGATGGGGACAGGCAGTCGCGGCCGCCGGCAACTACCGGTGTAACCCGCAAGACTTCCATTTCGCCGACGGCAGTCATGCCGTTCTGCCTCTGTTTACCAGGGGGGTCGCTTCTTTGCGCTACGCTTGGTCGCCGCCGCCGGCCTGGGGGTTTGGCGGGCTGCTTTCGGATGAGGAGATCTCGCCTGACAAGTTACGCTCCGTACTCGCTCATCTAGAGACATTGCCCTATGTCGGAGTGAAGGTCCGACCAAACCCTCTCAAAGAGCACGTTTGGGCAGAGGCAATGCGACCGGGCTGGGCATCCATTCCTCGCCTGGCGCATGTCATCGATCTGACCGGCGGCTTTGAAGCAGTAAAAGCGCGATTTCGGTCCAACGCAGGAACCAACATCAGACGTGCGCAAAAGTATGGCGTGGAGGTGGAAGCTGGCAACAGTGATCGATTGATCGACGAATTCCATGGCCTGCTCGAACTTTCCTTTGTGCGCTGGGCACGCAAACAGCATGAACCGGCTGCACTTGCTCGCTTCCGTGGGCTTCGCCGCGATCCTCGCTCGAAGTTCGCTACAATGGCCGCCAATCTGGGCGAGGGCTTTCGCCTCTATGTCGCCCGGCTTGGAGGCCGCCCCGTTGCTGCAATATTGGTGCTCATGCATCATCAAGCACATTATACGCGCGGCGCGATCGACGAGGGGCTCGCAGGCGAAAGCCGCGCCACGTATCTGCTTCAGGCCACGGCCATTGAAGAGGCCTGCCGGCTCGGCAGTACGCATTATCACATGGGTGAGACGGGGAATTCTGCCTCTCTCGCACAATTTAAATCTCGCTTCGGTGCAATCGCCATTCCCTATGCAGAGTATCGATATGAGCGCGTTCCGCTCGCAAGCATCGATAGTTTCGCCCGAAGTACCGTTAAACGCGTGGTAGGGTTTCGTGATGCGTCTTAGCCGATCGGTTGCCATCGCCGGCATCTTTCTGTCCATCTTTCTACCGTTTTCGGCGGCGCGCGCCGACGGGCCGGTTCCGATCGCCGAAAAGGGCTCATGGCGACTCGTGTTCGGGGATGACTTCGACGGCCGCCAGCTTGACCGGGACAAGTGGACGACTTGTTATTGGTGGAACAAGGACGGCTGCACTAATCTCGGCAATGCCGAACTGCAATGGTACCGGCCCGAAAACGTCTCGCTTTCCGACGGCCATCTCCGCCTGACTGCCCGACGACAAAAGGCCAAGGGGATTGAAGGGCGCACATTCGATTACACCTCCGGTATCGTCACCACAGGGCGTGACTACGACGAATTGCCTCGGCCATCGCGCGTGCGGTTTCGCTATGGGCACGTCGAGGTCAAAGCCAAAGTCCCAGCGGGCAAGGGATTCTGGGCTGCGATATGGCTCCTGCCCGAGAGCCGAGAATCCCGACCGGAGATTGACCTCATGGAGGTTCTTGGAGATTCTGCCTCCACGCTGCGGATGCACTATCATTACGTCGACGCAGCCTTGGAGAAAAAAAGCGTCGGAAAGGATGTTGAGACGGCAGACTTGTCGGCGGGTTGGCACGTCTACAGCCTCACCTGGGACCCGGATAAGATCATCTGGTACCTCGACGGCAAGGAGGTTTGGCGCCAAACCGACGCCGCAGCGATATCCAGCGAAGAGATGTATCTGCTCCTAAACTTGGCAGTTGGGGGTGAGTGGGCGGGCTCCCCGCCCAAGTCTACGAAGTTTCCCTCGCAATACCTCATCGACTACGTACGAATCTGGCAACGGGACGACGGCTGATGTTGCAACGCAAAGACCACAACACCGCCAACTTCGTGTCCCGAATTTCACGTGCGTATCCGGCAATAGCGGCCCTCGCCCACTCGTCGCTTTTGAAAAACGGTTACGCGCTGGTCGCGAGCGCCGGGCTCACATCGGCACTTGGACTCGTTTTCTGGGGGCTGGCATCACGCTTTTATACCCCCGAGCAAGTGGGACTGGGCGCCGCGCTTATCTCTACCATGCTGGCGCTTGGGAATATTTCGCAACTCAACATGGGCAATTTTTTGAACCGCTACCTGCCTGCCACCGGGCAGAATGGCGCTGTTCGGCTAGTGCTTTGGGCCTATACATTGGCCGCCGCTGCGGCGGCTCTTCTTTCCACGCTTGCCATTATGTTCATCTCCCGCCTCACCCCAGAGCTGGGTTTCCTGAGCGAGCAACCCGTCGCGGCTGCCGCCTTCGTGGTCGCAACGGTCGCATGGACGCTCTTTGCCCTCCAAGACAGTGTCCTTGCGGGCTTGCGTCGCGCGACCGTTGTCCCCGTTGAAAACGCGGTGTTCGCTGTCGCCAAGCTGCTGCTGCTGACGCTTTTTGCGGGTTCCTCCATCTTAGGCGCGGGGCTCTACGCAGCGTGGGTATTGCCACTTCCGCTCTTGTTGGCCGGCATCAATTGGTTGATTTTCTTTCGCTTTCTTCCCCAACACCGAATCAATGGTGACACCGAGAGAGCTGACCGCCGAGCACTCACCCGCTATTTTGGTTGGGACTATCTGGGGACCCTCGCTTCGATGACGGCAATGGGAACAGCGCCACTCGTGGTCCTCCACTATGGCGGCTCGGCCAATCTGGCGGTCTATTATATTTGCTGGGAGATCGTTTACGGGGTCTACCTCATCAGTCGTTCGATGGGCATCTCCCTCTTGGCAGAGATTGCATTCGACAAGACGAAGTTGCATCGGCTCGCGGTCGATGCACTAATTTATACCATTGCACCGTTGGCGGGCGTTGTATTCTTGCTCATTCTTGCTGCACCGCTGCTCCTGTCCGTGCTTGGAATGGAAGTTTCGGCTGCAAATTCTACGCTGCTGCGGCTGCTTGCCATCTCATGCCTGCCTTGGAGCCTTGTCACGCTCATGCTTGCCGTCGCCCGTGCGACAGGTCAAACGCAGATCGTCGCGCTAGCTCAAGTGGTAACGTTGGCCATTGTGCTTGGCCTTGGCACTCCGCTTGTCGTCATCCATGGCGCGGTCGGGATGGCAGCAGCGTGGCTTGTTGCCCATAGCATCACCGCTGCGGGCCTGTTGGCTGACCTTTCGCACCGGCTCGGGCCAGCTGGCAGGATTGATCTCACGTTGCGCTTGCTGTCGTCGCTGGCGCGGCTGTGGAGCAATCTCCGGCCCCGACGCCATTCGTCGCCGCCGCTTCAGGCGTCAATTGCAAGCTTCTGTGCTGCGACCGGGCTCGAAATGCCGGATCCGCAAACGGTGCAAGAATTCTACCGGGAGAGCGATGTGCGGACAGGCATGTTCCGTACGGCCCGCCCGCCCGCCGAACTCCTTGTCTTCAAGGCGTCGACCTCACCAGAGGGACACAGGGCGGTCACTCGACACATCAAAAGGAGCCAGGAGTTAGCCGCCAACCCCGCGCTTGCTCAACTTGATTTCGCGGTATCCACGATCGTTGCGAGCTCCATTGATTCATCGGGAGCCAGGCTCGCAGAACGCGCCCTGCCGGGCGAAGACGGACGTTCGATCTTTGCCAAGTCCGAACAGTATATTCCGGCTCTCGCCCAGTCGATAAACGCCATCCACGTCATGCACTCGCGTACA
The nucleotide sequence above comes from Ensifer adhaerens. Encoded proteins:
- a CDS encoding DUF2852 domain-containing protein: MQGTHASCRTPSGGNEAIDRWRDGQLRHLDQIHERVRCYLTGDNDARQRKEIFRLATQRMANAASRKVSCLLRNAACFV
- a CDS encoding glycosyltransferase, encoding MNSIAVVICAYSDERRLQLGDAINSILNQTRQADRLVIVIDHNEDLLCAMRASYPDVEVIANDGARGLSGARNTGVRAAFPSDVVAFLDDDAIAEADWLERLAIHYADPKVIGVGGKVLPLWQVGRPRWFPEEFLWVVGCSYDGLPTRLSPVRNPIGCNMSFRRMVFDVVGGFLEGLGRSGQDAAGCEETELCIRARRHLPDAVILYDPQAVVHHHVTAERTRWAYFRKRCQAEGRSKNAVAGTEGASEELGTERAYVTRTLPAGVLRGVSDMVTRLDPFGPARAFAIVAGLMFTTAAYLAAKLSRRVNPFHPIKIVSVDHTKPLPAIDLRRPNGGRYGGIFCLVRSGPEPLRIVELQHSGPVIEPADLRSRIGPDRSLPATAAGPVPVREKVAVVIATRDRAESLDRCLASLFNQTRAPDEVHVVDNAPASTATVDLISARYRGRVHYVLEPTPGLGRAHNTGLRYVSSDIVLFTDDDVVLDQHWVEAMAGPMEEDNAVGCVTGLILPAELETRAQVWTEQHGGFGKGFQRRVYDLEENRPKGMLFPFTAGQFGSGANMAFRASALRRVGGFDAALGAGTLARGGDDLAAFFAIISGGFQLVYQPQGIVWHYHRRGEEGMRRQAFCYGMGLGAYLTKIIVDEPRRAFRLAKAFPAGILHMAGPTSQKTARLPSDYPLRLIWMERLGILAGIPGYFRSLAKRRRDDRPRSGLDARRPAQKEV
- a CDS encoding glycosyltransferase family 2 protein, which codes for MGEQFHESLRAALRPSVMDKAILVPRVSVIVPTVNEAQNLPHVLPRIPAWIDEVILVDGDSNDGTVAIARELMPDIVVIEQARLGKGVALAAGFAAARGDILITLDADGSADPEEMTGFVGALLAGADFVKGSRFLQGGDTRDMEWYRRLGNWGLLQLVRLRFGGRYSDLCYGYNAFWRDVLPHLRVESATGFEIETQMNIRALQAGLAIAELPSREYARIHGVSNLRTIPDGWRVLKTIARLGLGERSRAGEAVRNRTQRAG
- a CDS encoding POTRA domain-containing protein: MPQIDLSGGVQSHNFVLYWARKSEVAGYAWSPRMPHRLRRHLFETVCELERMSLRKARLLIVGALWMAAVLPAAAQSVVLDTDGISLPHLGTVLQQAYQLPLLIDAKSTPSKRQEALATEKARLRGVIADFGYLDGDIVEEHQAGKTVLRPKLGDLYRVTSVELKGIRQSELEREVVDRLAAIIAEFVGQPATTFVAETFTRRILQTVSAEDFALAQSYKTEWVRKGTGMVTAVIGVDLGPRARFGSVQFSGALRMQSELQRLVPFRPGERYSASRVEELRRNLEALQTVKSVNIAIGKDQDGMLPIDVRIREAPANLEALRHTDPIDVGSGLVAMAGLLLVQVGTQAGIVRSRLRPLIWVTTASLFVFAVLATLRLASFLA
- a CDS encoding GNAT family N-acetyltransferase, whose amino-acid sequence is MISETALTQPIGPNAFGHLIHSSGPASDAMWLNLYQHDRAAVPSQSPRWGQAVAAAGNYRCNPQDFHFADGSHAVLPLFTRGVASLRYAWSPPPAWGFGGLLSDEEISPDKLRSVLAHLETLPYVGVKVRPNPLKEHVWAEAMRPGWASIPRLAHVIDLTGGFEAVKARFRSNAGTNIRRAQKYGVEVEAGNSDRLIDEFHGLLELSFVRWARKQHEPAALARFRGLRRDPRSKFATMAANLGEGFRLYVARLGGRPVAAILVLMHHQAHYTRGAIDEGLAGESRATYLLQATAIEEACRLGSTHYHMGETGNSASLAQFKSRFGAIAIPYAEYRYERVPLASIDSFARSTVKRVVGFRDAS
- a CDS encoding glycoside hydrolase family 16 protein, with protein sequence MRLSRSVAIAGIFLSIFLPFSAARADGPVPIAEKGSWRLVFGDDFDGRQLDRDKWTTCYWWNKDGCTNLGNAELQWYRPENVSLSDGHLRLTARRQKAKGIEGRTFDYTSGIVTTGRDYDELPRPSRVRFRYGHVEVKAKVPAGKGFWAAIWLLPESRESRPEIDLMEVLGDSASTLRMHYHYVDAALEKKSVGKDVETADLSAGWHVYSLTWDPDKIIWYLDGKEVWRQTDAAAISSEEMYLLLNLAVGGEWAGSPPKSTKFPSQYLIDYVRIWQRDDG
- a CDS encoding phosphotransferase; the protein is MLQRKDHNTANFVSRISRAYPAIAALAHSSLLKNGYALVASAGLTSALGLVFWGLASRFYTPEQVGLGAALISTMLALGNISQLNMGNFLNRYLPATGQNGAVRLVLWAYTLAAAAAALLSTLAIMFISRLTPELGFLSEQPVAAAAFVVATVAWTLFALQDSVLAGLRRATVVPVENAVFAVAKLLLLTLFAGSSILGAGLYAAWVLPLPLLLAGINWLIFFRFLPQHRINGDTERADRRALTRYFGWDYLGTLASMTAMGTAPLVVLHYGGSANLAVYYICWEIVYGVYLISRSMGISLLAEIAFDKTKLHRLAVDALIYTIAPLAGVVFLLILAAPLLLSVLGMEVSAANSTLLRLLAISCLPWSLVTLMLAVARATGQTQIVALAQVVTLAIVLGLGTPLVVIHGAVGMAAAWLVAHSITAAGLLADLSHRLGPAGRIDLTLRLLSSLARLWSNLRPRRHSSPPLQASIASFCAATGLEMPDPQTVQEFYRESDVRTGMFRTARPPAELLVFKASTSPEGHRAVTRHIKRSQELAANPALAQLDFAVSTIVASSIDSSGARLAERALPGEDGRSIFAKSEQYIPALAQSINAIHVMHSRTAAKRIINDDWLERWLDFGAETVRASRSPLLGEPARADALAIFRQQQYQFWHGRSLSLGLGHGDFAPGNLLFTNGPGDADVRLSAVIDWETATQDTPPGLDAMFLLLTARAARSGEDLGFVVRRVLETPLLSPDELTGMAPLNAALEESYGALSDPAVLRALCGLAWWHHVATNLTKSACFADKALWLAVNIDLVLAWYGGKVTAAPHSLAIGCLRRQRSRPSVTSSEPVSVATRKG